Genomic DNA from Gossypium hirsutum isolate 1008001.06 chromosome A01, Gossypium_hirsutum_v2.1, whole genome shotgun sequence:
CTTTGTGCCAACCTCTAGATAAGGAAGCTTTTGAGGCTATCTCTGAAAATGAATGCCTTCATGGCACCATATAAAGAATGACCCTTGTGGCAACCATTTGAAAGAAATACCTTTATGACGAAATCTAAACAAAAAGAAAGGAACCCATGGAGAATTCTAATAAAGAGAAGTATGATGTCTTCCGAAGGAACGACAAGTATGAAGAACTCTGAAAGAAAAGCCTTGTAAAAAGTGTTATGGCTAACCCATTATAATAACATGATAAGAATAACAAGTCTAGAATGTGCAAGAGTATGTCGTGAACCTAGAACATTTTGTCTGAAAGGCCCTCTACTATGGGAATGGTTAAGGAATCACGAAAGAATGAGATAAGGAACACAAGAGTGGTATAGAGGATATGAAAGGCAAGATAGGACCTCAGTGCGAAACATGACTCCCATGATACAATGAATAGAATCTAATGGATGTATCCGCCAGAGTTAAGTTGAAGAATAAGAGATAATGAGTTAGATAAAACAGTTCTCGAATTAAACTCAGGTAAATGAGGGTTTACTCACTAAGTTCTATTAAACTTACTTCTATGTTCTTATGTCACGGGCAATTTTATCGAGGTTAAGCCAGAAGAAATGACACTAGGGCTATGCTCAATGAGGGGTGTATTGGGCTGTTATGCATATAGAGTGAGTGAAATGGTGTGTTCGAGTATGATAAGAATACTGTGATTAGGCTAGGCAAACTATTCATAAAACTAGCAATGTAGATaaaatatgttagccaaataagTGATTCCAGTGATATTGTTTAAGGGCAAGATaagtgtcatatatatatatttgtacttgTAAGTTCTCATTGGGTGAAAAGTTTTGTTAAATGGTTGTAAGTAAACATTTTACACCAAGATGATTTGTTGGTTGGGTAGCATTAATTAGTAAgatgtgtaattttaaaaattttgtatgaacAAGTTTAATTAACGATGGTAAGAGAGTGTAACACTCAAGATCCAGATTTGATGATTTGGATTGGGTCAAGCGTTACATAGTTACTATGCAAGTCACATTCTAACAAGATGGTTAGAAATGAATGAAGGGATAAATCAAGGATATGTAAAGATTTTGGATTCTCATATACGTTTCTCTACAACTGTAAGCCATTAATAAGGGTAGTTTTGAGAGTTAGTGATATGTGTCAAGTTTCACTATGAGAGTATgggttttatttatattatgatgtgagctttaaaagaaaaaaaaaggagttaTCTTCTTCTTGCTAATTGAAAACACCACTTCTGGATTGCTTTGGAGTTGATTAGTGATCATTATTACTTAGCTAATATAAACTAAAATCTAAAACTAAAGAGAGGTGGTATGATGAATATGCTGATATATATATGTTGGATAATATTTGCATGTATAGTTTGTATGAATCTGACAAGTAAAAAGTATATGATGAGAAATCTAGAGTTGAAAATATGATTATAAGAGCATGTCTGAGATGCCCATTAAGTTTGGTGCAAATGCATGAAAGGTCTGTTAAGTGAGTCTATGTCTGTTCACCGTGGTGGAGTTTAATAGGGGTTCGTGGGGACTTTAATCACGATCTCTAAAAGGAAAGCCCATGGCCATGGcaccatatcgtgtaagaccataattgTTGGGTTATGACATCGTATGGAAAGAACTAAAGGAAAGTTATTACCTAATGGAGTTCTCTATGTGACTTAAGACGATAAGGGGCAAACCTCACGAAATGTTAGTCTAGAGGAATCCTTATCGTGAACATGCCATAAAGTGGAAGCCTTTATGGAAATCTATGAAATGTTAGCCTTTGTGGCAATCTATGAAATGGAAGCCTTATGGGGATCTAAGGAAAGAAAAACCCTTGTGGCAAATGATGAAAGGAATGTCTTCGTGGCACACCAAAAGAACAACCCTTGTGGCAACCATTGAAGGAAACGCCTTTATAGCGAACcctgaaagaaagaaatggtATTCTTGATAAACTCTGAAGGGATACTATGTGTAGCGAACACTAAAGGGATAGTATGTATGGCGAACTTTGAAGGAATGGTAGGTATAATAAACTCTAAAGGAAAAGCCCTTGTTGTGTATCATGTTACACTTTCGATAAGATAATCtaatgagtttttttttgtgtgtgtgtggtGAGATCCATATGAGTTGTTGGGGGTAGATCCTGCATGGTTTTAAGACAATAACAGAGAAACTGAATTATGATAAAGCATGTGGCAAATTCGAAGTATGGGATAATTAGACTTGAAGAGCAAATCTGAGTAAGGGCTATGTCTAATAAATTGAAGAAGGTTATCTGTTTGTAATTATTAGAAGAAAAATATTATTCTCTAGAAGGATTAAATCGTATAACTAAAGAATGCATTTTCTACCTATGTACGTGATCATTCATAGATTCGAAGAAACTATGGCTTAGAGTATGTATGTAGGAATGAGCAATATTTTTCTACCTAATCTTGACTTTTCTCATGGAGCTGTCTCTAGTTTTTGGATTCATTGTAGAAAGTTCGTCTCGCACCAAAAGTGAAAATTTTCCCATGGAAATGTGGGTAGAAAGCTCTCCCTACTAGATTGCTCATTTTTTTTCGGGGTATGAATTATGTTGATCTTTGCCCATTCTATTCTAATAATCAAGAATCTGTTGTCCACCTTTTACGAGATTGTCACATTACCCAAAATTTATGGAGGGAGGTCTATCAATGTTAGCAAATCTGAGTAAGGGCTATGTCTAATAAATTGAATAAGGTTATCTGTTTGTAATTATTAGAAGAAAAATATTATTCTCTAGAAGGATTAAATCGTATAACTAAAGAATGCATTTTCTACCTATGCACGCGATCATTCATAGATTCGAAGAAACTATGGCTTAGAGTATGTATGTAGGAATGAGCAATATTTTTCTACCTAATCTTAACTTTTCTCATGGAGCTGTCTCTAGTTTTTGGACTCATTGTAGAAAGTTCGTCTCGCACCAAAAGTGAAAATTTTCCCATGGAAATGTGGGTAGAAAGCTCTCCCTACTAGATTGCTCATTGTTTTTCGGGGTATGAATTATGTTGATCTTTGCCCATTCTATTCTAATAATCAAGAATCTGTTGTCCACCTTTTACGAGATTGTCACATTACCCAAAATTTATGGAGGGAGGTCTATCAATGTTGCTGATTTAATCCCCCTTTGTTTAATAGTTGGGAAGAGTGGTTGCAGAGTAATATTACCTCCAAAAATTGGATCCAACACCCATTGATTCCTTGGTACATTATTTTTACCATCACTTTGAGAAATTTGACTGTGCCATAATGCTTTAGTTTTCTCCAACAATAGGCCATTACGAGGTTTTGTATAGCGTATTCTGACCAGTGCAGGAGAATTTGTTGACCTATTTGTACTAGTGAAAAAAATATAACATTCCAAATATCATTCCAATTGCATGGAAACCTACTCCATTGAATACTAACAATTCATCTATAAGGAACCCGAGTAAGTCTAGTGACGATGTCATTATCCGTGATCATCAGGCAGTTGAGTGATTGGCTCTTTTTGTCACATCCCTAGAGCTACTAGCGTTTGAGGCTGAGCTGTGAACCTTAAGAGACAATGTAATCTTAGCTCAacaacttaacataaattatattgaaATAAAAGTCGATGCTATGGTCCCTTTTTATGAATTATAACTCTCAGCAAAATGCCTTTCATTAAGGGAATAAGTGTGTTAATGATTTAGCTCATATGGGAAGTAGTTTACAACTTCGACCCTCAAGTCATCTTTTCtctttaatgatttattttgtgTTTGTTGACCCTCATATATGATTAGGCCATATGTTTTTCGACAATGCCCATGGCCAAATTATGTATCCAACCCTAGTTTAACTGCCAAATAATACTTGTTCCTtatttctcaaaaaaataaaaataaaaaaataaaaaattcatgcatcatacaagataaaaaaaaccaatgaaatgctataatataaaaacaaaattttatatactAAACAGCTTCTACCGTGCCTGCTTCCGAAATATAAGTTGTGAGCTCTGATCATCCATTATCTATAAAACTGATGGAAGTTCCACCACCAATTTCAGTAATTAAATTTAGTggttataaaagaaaagaaaatgctaAGATGGAAATAGAAAAGCAATTCGATACCAACAACAATATCCAACCTCAATACTGGAAACAAAAGTACCAAACCAAGCCAAGACTCGCAAGCTCTGCCAATCTCTCAAATGGAAACAAAAATCTGTGATTTATTGATAGAAAATCTGTTTCAAAGAGCCATAAGCTTTAACTAAAAACAAGTCTTTAATCAAACATCCAACATTCATCCAATTCAGAAGACTGCGTCCTCCACCAATCACAACAACGTCGCTGAAATATGGAGACTGGAATGGAAACCATCATACCCAcccacataattaaaccaaaaaatatttccatttttcatttaaaatgtctAAAAGATAACCAGATTTATAAATCCTTGAGATTTGTATTCCCATCACCTGATTAATTGTAGTGATTTCTGTTTCTTCACGCGTAGTTTAACCTGAATATGTCATTCAACACATAAAAGCTTCCTTGTGGTGTTGGCATCAAATGAAACATCTGAGACCAAAAGCAAACCCAAAATCACTCAGTTAATAAAGCTTGATGTCAAAATATCACAAGCAGTTCGTTGCAAATAAGCTCCTATACGTTTGTTACACCTAAATTAGCCTTTAACTTTCCAGGTTTTAGGTAAAAATCAATCTCTCATTTGAATATAGGCAAAAATCAAGGGTAATAACTTGCATGAGGTATAAATACAAGTATTAAGGGCCTTCTTAAAAAAGTACTTTTTTCAGAGTTTAGCCATTAGATAAAAAGAGGCCCTTATTGCACAAAATTAAACAGAACGTTGAGCCATAAATACGTATCAAACTATATAAGTTTGCTCTACGAGAAAGCAAGGCATATAAGTCACAAGCAAAATCATCAATGTCTACAGTTGAGGAGAGATATCACTGGTTTTTCTTTTATATCATGCTCACGATAGAGTTGCCAAGAAACAACATTGAGAAGATGTTTGATAATCTTTCACAGTACGCAATGTGAGCACCCACCATCTATTTCTTATGCGAAAAATGTAATAGGCAAgcataaaagattaaaataaacaACCGAAGGCTTGCCTATGATAAAAAAACTTCAGGAACAAAAGAACTCTTGATTGCTACAATTATTTATAACACGTAAACATACAGACAGGAATCATAGACAATCTTACaacacttattttaaaaatttaattagatcCTTATTTTATccagataaataaataagaatatgGGGTAACGGTGATGTTTGTAATCTCAAAAAATCATCACAGACGATCATATAAGTCAACTCCATATGCAGAGCCACATAGGgcaaaacaaaataagaaatagCAGGTGTTCCATCGGCAAGATGGTGGATCCAAAATATCTATATCTTTGAAAATTCATGACACAGTTTAATGAAATCGACACTGTTAATTATATCGAGTATATCATACATGTTTCCCTTATTAATTCAGTTATCAAAAGGAATGGAAAACAAGCGATCACTGAAATATAATGTAAACAGCAGAGAGTTTTATATGCATTAAACAGCCAATTCAATTCTTAGAATCctgaagaataaataaaaaaattcaagaggGAGTTACAACAGATCAAAAACTCACTTAAAAGATCCATCACTAACAAATCGAATCGCGAAATTAATACCATCGATAACACCGATGAGATCAACAGTGTCACACAGATTAGCCTTAGATCGATCGCTCAAGTACatataaaaaaccctaaaaaacaaaataaaacaaaagatgcAAAGAGAGCTACCTGGCTAAACTTGAGAGCATGTTGTTCGCCGGCAAGTTGTAGTGTTCCAGAGACGAATACGAGGACGCCGCCAGCGCCAGATGGCTGGCAATCGACGGTGGTAATATTGTGCTTGCACTGCTGGAAAGGAAGGCTGGTTAGCTTAGCGACAATGCTCTGAGAGCCTTGGATCTTTTGACCTTCAAAGGTCAACATGGAACGTTCCTGGTAGAGATTGGCTAAACCGGCCCGGTTCGCATCGAATGTGGAGTAGTAGTGATCGACAAAAGCCTTGGCTACAGCGTCTGGATCCATCGATTTTTCGTTTTGTTTATCAGAGTTTGAGCCGTCAACAGAGAAGGGCACTGACACAGGAATTAATAGGAGAGACCAGCCGAGCCCATCCAAAATTGTGTATTTATAGGAGGATTCATCTAGCGGCTGAATTTGAATCATAAAAATCTAAAGGAAAAGGGGCTGCCAGCGTGTTCCTTCTTTCTTTTGGATCGTTTATACACCCGCTTTACTGTCTATCAATTAGCGGATCATTCTTTGCGTCAACCTAACGCAGCCCAACCGTTTTTCTTttacctaattttatttgaaggaaaatttgaaattatttttttattgaaagaaGTATTATTTTTGgagttagaaaaatatatgtttttatctctaaaatttttgaagtatATACTAGATTTTGTCACAGAGTAAAAAATGTatgtaataattataaaaaataatatattaataaaaattactataattgaaatggtaaaattaaaagattaaatatcaTAATATATTGCCTTTGTGATCTTATTATGCATAAGTATTTTTATAAAGTTCAtacgaaaaataaaattactctcAAAATAATAGCTATtatctattaaaaattatatatatatttttagtaaatttattacTAAGTTGATAACTTAATTGAGGGTGACATAACTCTCTCATAAAGAcctaataaagaaaaaagaaaagttaaaagaatgatttttattttttaacaattttagggAATGAAAACTAAACTATCTTTCGACTTGAACATATTTTTaaagaactaaaaaaaatataaaacgaaATGTTTTACagctttaacaattttaaaagaaacactcaattgtttcaaaaaaattcaaaagaaaacaagcttaaagaaacttttaaatataataagAGAAACAAAATTACCtttcaaattatatttattgctcattaaaaattatgaatttttagtaaatttattattaaattgatgattcAATTGAAATTGAAACTAGTTCAGTAAAAcacttaaatataataatagatattATTGTTTAAACCCTAAGTGAGTTAATGCCACAAGTCAACCAATCACTATGTCGATAATGAAAGTTAGGAAAATACTCTTCCATGTATAAATCAAGTAGAGTAAATTGCACCATATTTTCCCAAACTTAATTCTCACATTAAATTTGTCTCAAAACTTTAAATTacatcatcaaatttttgagattatatgaattgtatcattcaattattaaaatcattaattttattattaaatgtgatACATTAAATCTATcctgacataatttaaaattaaaaaaaaaccttaaaatgaaaaaaggttaaaaaaagtaaaaaagaaacgCAAAACCAGACAACTTTTGCCCCATAACTGTATAaattaaaacttgaaaaataaaaagttaaagataaagataaaaaaatataagagagtttttttttaagcTTGTACAAAAGCTTTAAATCTCTAAATCAATTGCAGTGCAAAATCGTGGTAAACTTATAATGATGCCAAATCGTTTTTGTGGGGTAAATGTTACACTCTGCACTTTCGGCTGTTAAATTTAAATGTGAGACATCATATTTATTATGAGAGTAActcaaattaattttatatttaaggttttatttgtttcactgaaaatgattttaggaaaataatttttaaaaaataatttacttttttagaaaagttaatattttctggtgttcgaaagaatctgtgtaaaatatttttttgttatttggtatatttcttaaaaatatttcataaaagttattttcaattaaacaaacatacatttgagattttcttattttttcattgtttaattgaatttacttttatatataatgttatattttacattatttttgcatatattaaaaatattatgttaaatttacattcattacaacgtcattttttaattacatgactactaagtaagtattttttatttaaaaatgtgacatcaataagtattttttatttaaaaatgtgacatcaacaaaattgacaaaaaaaattaacgatgtcaacaattgcacttaatttttaaatttgaaaagtaaagggactaaattcttgaaaataaaagtacaaagactaaattacaaatctatgaagtgtacatagacttatgacatattttaacctttatactacaaaaaatttattattaatatatttgtaattgtaataaatatttattattaaaatattaatatttaatattttcaataatatgtgaataatattattttaaattattatttttaaaatttattattaaaataaaattgaaatattaaataatttattaaaataataaattatatttattatattaataatttattatatgactaaatataaataattaaatatgtatgtttaataatattgaaaaacataatattttaaatatttttaaaaataaaaattattataatataataatattaagcttgatttaagttaatttttatataaaaataaaattatctatagatgaGTTTTTTTCGGAAAATGATTTACGCTTTTCAAAgtggtaagtcattttacaagaaaaatgacttattttaccTTGACCTGTTGTAATGACTCAAAATTCATGGGCATCGGAAAAGTACAATATCGGGCCTCTGTTTTAGTAAAAtgggttcgtaaataattattagaagtaCTTGAGTCTAGTGGTgtgtataattaaattttgattaagtaaatttagcttaattaagagaaatcaggaaaaaagattaaattgaacaagatgtgaaagtctaattatagattaaaagaaaatacgaGGGACTAAATAAGAAATTAAGCCTATTCCATTAAATGAGGaggcaaacaaaataaaaatctaagatttttgtttgtttaataaatataaataaatagattagttataaatttaattatgttaaattataataattatattataattatgttatattatattatgaaataaataaaataaggacaagtggatggtaatgataatatacaattgtaaaaaaaaaatatgtgTGCACAACTGTAATacatatatttgttattaaatagatgtttgttattattatttaattgatattaaactataaattaaattaaatagttgacaAATGTAAGGCGATGATAAAACACAtttgtaacaaatatatataaacatttgtaatataattatttatttacttatattttaagctaaatatatttattataataattattattaaattaatttattataaatatattgaattaaataaaagtcaagtgtatggtgataaaaatatacaaatgtaataatagtatttatacatttgtaatatatttatttaattacttttaagtaaatagatatttattattattataatatattattaacattattaattaacatatatatatatgaaataaataaataaaaaagaaacaaagaagaaaaagaacagaAGCTATTTCTAAACAGGGGAAAGGAcggaaggaaagaaaaataaaaggagaaatTCAGGTTTTGAAGTTTTaaactttaataggtaagtcaatcaagtcttttttacttaattttgatgttttagaagatTTAGGAAAAAGTTTTGTTGACATCAAGTTGAAATTTTGGAAATTCTTAGGTTTTTgaacatagttcatgttgaataaaataatgaattaggggtttaattgaatgaatttcaagttagaattgattaaagaattaaattgtaaatgaggctataagttttgtgttgtagggattaaattgaaaaaaattttacattagggttttattatgaacattagatagtgaagtagaatatggaaggaaattgaatggaaataaagtatgaattgagttagaaaagtaaaagagttaattaggattaaattgaattagggtataaattggatagaaattcaattattattattattattattaattagtgttgcaattaatagtgtaaattattattattttcgtagttaGCAAATAACCCGAGGCATTGGCACCGAAAGGAAAAGAGAAAC
This window encodes:
- the LOC107916522 gene encoding nuclear transport factor 2B — its product is MIQIQPLDESSYKYTILDGLGWSLLLIPVSVPFSVDGSNSDKQNEKSMDPDAVAKAFVDHYYSTFDANRAGLANLYQERSMLTFEGQKIQGSQSIVAKLTSLPFQQCKHNITTVDCQPSGAGGVLVFVSGTLQLAGEQHALKFSQMFHLMPTPQGSFYVLNDIFRLNYA